TTCCGCTTCAATCTCCTTTTTTCTCTTTTCCAATTGGGATTTTTCTTCAGATAATTTGAGATATTTTTCAAGACTGCGTGATTCCAAGCTAGATATGCTGATTTCAGGAATTGATTTGTCTGCGTAACCATTATATTTCCGGATACTAGCCAAAATGAGATCTGGCTTTCCGGAATACGGTGGTTCTATTTTCTTCTCCACATATTCCTCCCAGAAGTATTTCTCCTGGTCAATGAGTTCTTCTTCCTCCATTCTATCTCGTTCCAGACACCGGTAAACAAATTCATTTTCATTGTTTCCATAAAGGCAAGCAATATATGCCTTATTCATATTCATGACTGCAAGATAATGACGAACCTGCAAAACATAGTTTTCAGGAATCCCATCATCTGCCCATTTGTCTTTTGCATTGTAATTACAGGTTTTACATTCCAAAATCCCAATGCTGCCATCTGGAAAACGGATAAAGTAATCCACATCCGCTAACATAAACGGATATAGCGGATGCCGGAACATTTTTCGTACAGGGAAAACTTCAAGTCCAGTCTTCTTGGCAAAAATCATGGCAACCAAATCTTCCAGGCGGTGTCCCACTTCTTTCGCTACCCAGTTTTCTTCCTCTTCTTCGATTACTGGCGTAACACCAATTTTATCGAAATACAAATCCCTGATTGTCGCAAATGGGGATAAGCCCATGATTGCCGCTGCATCGCTTCCACCAATACCAAGACGCCGGTAATCCAACCAATCTTCTCGGCTCAAATCTGCTGTATCAACAAGAACTTCCGGCTGATAATTTAATGCTGTATTCATCTCATTTCCTCCTTATAATTTAATCGTTCCATATACATCAAACCCTTTCCAGTCAAAGGCCAGTGTTTTTGCAATATCTTCTTCCAATTTTAAAATCCGTGGTGCAGAAAATCCTTCACAAGCAGCAAAGAAAGCAGCTTCGTGCATGGCAAAATAAAGATCATGAGCTGTGCATGGTTCTTCCCCATATTGTCCCACAAAAAGATCTACTACTTCATTTCGAATTTTCTGATTGATTTTGAGTTCCTTCATAATCAGATGCAGACAGTTTACAGGGTTTTGGATATCTATATCCATCAAACCAACAATTCCTTTAACTGCTTCCTGATAACGGGAAAAAATTTTGTCCAGATTATTCCGGAAATCCTGTAAGGTCGCCCCTCTATCATGTGACAGTTTGATAGGACTGCCCAGGTTAATGACACGGTTACTGGTTTGTGAGAGCATCATGGGATACAGATTCACACCACTTACTGCTACATCAGAAGTAGTCAGGCGCAGTGCAGGAGCAAGGCTCTTATCCTCAATTCCATGATCCTCCAAAGCCTGGTGATAAGTATCCAAAAGTTCCTGATTTCCTCCTAAAGTCCACATAGCGGACACAATGGAATGGTCAAAACTTCCAGATCCCTCCAGATAAGTACTTCCCTTAAAATGTGCTTTCAGATAATCACTTGTCATATTGAAGATTGTCTGCATATCCAGTACACAGTAATCATGATCATCACCGCCATGTACTGCAGATACTTTTCCATCTGCCACCTTGATTAAGGCATCTCCTTTCGCTACCTGAAGACAGTAGTTTACTACCTTTGCATAAGTAGCTTTCTCCAGTTTCTTTAATCCTGTTCCATTAATGCCGGCTCTTTTCAGAATTGTATGAATAGCACAGTCACGAACCGGATAAAAATCCTTGTTCACTTTTAATACCAACTGGGTATTCTTTTCTGTATCCTCTACTATTCCTTCCAGTTCTTTTTCACAGGCTTCTTCAATGGTTTCTGCCTCCTTTTCCAATGGAACCAGTTTTAGCATCCTGGTAGGCTTTCGAATCCACTTGGACTGCTTTGCCCTCTCAGCCAGAAATTCCAGCATCTCCGTTGTGCTTGCAAATGTAGTGCAAAACTCATCTGCATAAATCTTTGTTTCTTTCATGTGTGTACCACCTTTCTTAAATTTATTTATCCATAAACAGCCAAAGCTGATTGTGGCAATCCTGCCTTTCATTTGGGCATAAAAAAAGAATGAAAAGAGAAGTATTCCTCCGCTATCCATTCTCATATCCCTGATAATATTACCGAAAAAACAAAAGTGCCGCTATTGCCCCATAAGGACAGATAGTGACACTTTATACAATCATAAACAACTTATGCGGAATAAGCAGCCTTACTGCTCTCCTTGAGTCTTCGGATTTATACAAATCCAAAACTCCCCCTATGGGTACGCATAAAATTAACTATAGCAGTATAGTAGCACATGATATAGTATATGTCAATCTTCATGCACAATATATTGTATGTTCTTAAATACTATGCTTTGCATATATGACTTCAATTAAAATATTGAAATATCACGTATCCCACCTCTCTTTTTTCAAGTTTATAGAAAAATTTTTAATAAAAAGTACATAATCTGTTCAATCTGAAAAAATCTCAGTTAATTACTTAATGAAATTGCTAAGACAAAACTAAGTCTTACGCCTTTGTACCTTGATAACTTCATACCTTATCTGGAAATGTATATAGGTGTTGTAGATAGTGTCGCATAATTGCACACCTGCTGCTTGATGTTTACATAGTAACGCCTTCTACGTGCCTGAAACAAGGCATAGGAAACGGTTTCCTGATAAGATACTTTTATTTTTCAGCAAGAAGTCATTCTGCCTACACAATTACTCAAAATTTGTTATAATAATGAACAGGTATTATGATTACCCTGTTCATAGAAGGGAGGTATATGATTACTGTTACAAAAAAAGATCTGATTGCACTGGGGTATGGTCCATCTTTCTCTTCAGACATTATAAGACAGGCCAAAATTCTTATGATTGAACGTGGACATACTTATTACCAGTCAAGAAAATTAGACAGGGTACCCAAAGAAGCCGTTGAAGAAATTCTGGGGATTAAATTGCCAGACGAACAAAACCAATAGTACTTCTTGTGTGTTTATGCAAAGGAGGAATTTTTATGGCAAAGGATCCAATTAAAAGGGCAAACAATGGAACTTACTATTTCAGAGCAAATCTGGGCTATGATTCTGTAACTGGAAAGCAGATTCAGAAATATCGAAGTGGTTTCTCTACAAAAAAAGAGGCCCGTGCAGAATATTCCAAACTCATCATCGCTGCTGAAGATGAACTGGCAATGGAAAAGAAGCAACCCTCATTTAAACAATTTATTGAAGAAATTTATCTTCCATGGTATAAAACACAAGTCAAAGAGAGTACCTATAGAAACCGTTTAAATACCATCGAAAAACACTTTAAATTTTTTTATCGGAAAAAGGTAAACGAAATAGAACCGATTCATGTACAAACCTGGCAGCTAAAACTGGCAAAAGACTACAGTCCTAATTATGTACGAATTATACAAGGTATGCTTTCTCTGGCATTTGACCGTGCAATCATCCTCGGCCTTGCCAAGAAAAATCCCGCACGTATGGTCGGCAATATTAAATATAAGAAAGTAAAAGTGGATTTTTGGACATTGGAAGAATTCCAGAAAGTAATTTCTCTTTTATACAAAGGAGATTACTACGAACATTATTTGTTTATCTGTTTCTGGCTCCTGTTCACAACAGGATTACGAATTGGAGAGGCTGCTGCATTACAGTGGGATGACATCGATTTTGAAAGCGGATTACTCAGCGTGACAAAAACGTTATATTACAAATCTATGAATGAATACAAATTTGTAGATCCCAAAACATCTGCCAGCATCAGGACCGTTGTGCTTGATGAAGATACCATAAGGGAACTGAAAGATTGGAGGGAAGTGCAGAAGAAAGTTCTGAAAGACTGTAATTTTGTACTGAGCTATAGTGGGATTCCCACCAGCAAGCATACCCTGCCAAGAGCCCTGGAAAAGCTGGCAGGGCTTGCCGGTGTTCACCGCATTAAAATCCATGCATTAAGACATTCACATGTAGCACTTTTAATCAGCATGGGGGTGAATCCATTGATCGTCAAAGACCGTCTGGGACACGAAAAAATCCAGACAACTTTAGGGACCTATGGACATCTATATCCTAACAGCAACTTTGAGGTTGCCAAACTGTTAGGCGGAGTTATTAACTTCACTCCTGCTACCGAAAGCATCGCTGATTATACACATAACCAGTTTACTGCGTCGTATCACAGGAAAATATAAAAATGCAATAATAATGCAATCCAGAGTCATCGATGCCGACAAAGCCCGTAAATAAAGGCTTTTTAGCCTACCGCGTACTACTCAAACTCAATCGTTCCAGGTGGTTTTCCCGTCAGATCATACACTACGCGATTCACATGATTTACTTCATTGACAATTCTGCTTGTCACTTTATGCAGTACTTCCCATGGAATCTCTGCTGACTCTGCTGTCATAAAGTCAATCGTATTGACTGCGCGAAGTGCAACTGCGTAATCATAGGTTCTTTCATCCCCCATAACTCCAACGCTTCTCATGTTTGTCAATGCAGCAAAATACTGTCCGACTGTCTTGTTCATGCCTGCTGCGTCCATCTCTTCACGGTAAATAGCATCTGCATCCTGAACGATTTTTACTTTTTCTTCTGTTACTTCTCCGATAATACGAATTCCAAGTCCCGGTCCCGGGAACGGCTGTCTGAACACCAGACGCTCCGGAAGTCCGAGCTCCAGACCTGCTTTTCTTACTTCATCCTTGAACAAATCACGAAGCGGCTCAATAATTTCTTTGAAATCTACGTAATCCGGGAGTCCTCCTACGTTATGGTGAGACTTAATCACTGCGGATTCACCGCCGAGACCACTTTCTACTACGTCCGGATAAATGGTTCCCTGTACCAGGAAATCAACCGTTCCAATCTTTTTCGCTTCTTCCTCGAATACACGGATGAATTCTTCTCCGATGATTTTTCTCTTCTGCTCCGGCTCTGTCACTCCTGCAAGTTTCTCATAAAATCTCTGCTGTGCGTTCACCCGGATAAAGTTCAGGTCATAGTCACCTTCCGGTCCGAAGATTGCTTCTACCTCATCTCCCTCGTTTTTACGAAGAAGTCCATGGTCTACGAATACACAGGTAAGCTGGTTTCCGATTGCCTTGGAAAGCATAACTGCTGCCACGGAAGAATCCACACCGCCGGAAAGTGCACACAATACTTTTCCGTCGCCTACTTTTGCACGAATCTCTTTGATTGAGTTTTCTACAAACTCATCCATCTTCCAGTCGCCGGCACATCCGCACACATTTCTCACGAAATTGCTGAGCATCTCTTTTCCCTGTACTGTATGAAGTACTTCCGGATGGAACTGGATCGCATACAGCTGTTTTTCTGCATTCTCTGCGGCTGCTACCGGACAGTCTGCCGTATGTGCTGTAATCTCAAATCCCGGTGCGATCTGCGCAATATAATCAAAATGACTCATCCAGCAGATTGTAGATGCTGACACGCCTTCAAATACTTTTGAAGAGGCTTTATCGATCAACACCTCAGTTTTTCCATATTCTCTGACATCTGCACGTTTTACTTCACCACCAAGTACATGCATCATCAGCTGGGCTCCATAACACAGTCCCAATACAGGGATTCCAAGTTCAAACAATTCTTTTGTATAGGTCGGGGAGTCTGCCTCATAGCAACTGTTCGGACCACCTGTCAGAATGATTCCTTTTGGATTCATATCCTTGATCTTCTGAAGGTCTGTTTTGTAAGAATAAATCTCACAATATACATTGCATTCTCGAACGCGTCTTGCAACCAGCTGATTGTACTGCCCGCCAAAATCGAGTACGATTACTAATTCGTTTTTCACAAATGTTTCCTCCTAATGTTTATCCTAGTATTTTTATTATAATGTAGCACTTCTGAATTTACAAGTTTCTTTTCTTGTAGTTTCACCAGTTTTACTTTCAAATACTCTAATTCTAATCTGTCTGATCAAAGGATATAGCTGTCTGCATTGATCACTTTCGCAAAGAGCAGATCCTGAATTCCGATATTCTTACCAGGCAGCTCTTCTCCATCAGCTTCTCCAAGTTGCGCTACATTTTGCGAAATGGCTACAATCACACTTTTCTGTTCTTCATTACACAATACCTGTGCGCAGTTTTGAATCCTGAGGTAATTTAATATCAATTCCGGCGTTACATCTTGTGCAATCTTTACAGTGGCTATATTTCTTACAAGAACTTGATCTGAAGAATTTTCAAGCAATATTTTATCTATGCTAATATTAGGCTTATTTTCAATGATTCTGCCCTCCCATTCAAATTCAAGTCTCTGATAGTCCACATTTAACTTTTTAAATGACGCTTCTTGATTTTTCATCAAAACTACCGTTTCCTTTACCATGAGTTTTGAAATCCACTCATCTAATGTATCTAATTTGACATCTTCCGGTACTTTTAGATTTCCGTACACATAAATGCTGTCTCCCTCTTTCTTCAGTAATTCTTCATTTAAAACTGCATCTCCATAATGAAGTGCCATTCCTGCAGGGATGACTACAAAATTCACTTTTTCATCAAATAGCTCGATACACGATTCCACCATTTCTTCCGGAATGATCAACTGTTCTGTAACAAACCGGACATTTTTTTCGACTAGCTTTTGCATATCTACCGATTTATCCTGAATAATTACTTTGTCTTTTACATAATATTTGTTGTCTTCTTTTGCTCTCAAAGGGAAATATTTATCTACAATGAATGTGTCATTTAATATCATACAGTCATCCGGATAGATCGAAACGGAATTACTTGCGGATAATTTTGTCAGATAACCCGAAATACTTTCCGCACATCGAACAGAACCGTTCACATGAATTTTCTCATATTTCTCTAAAATTTCTTTTGTACCTGAATGTATATTGAGGGCTCCATTTACGATTAACAATGTATGTTCCTGAACAACCATAGAATCTGTTATTTCATACGATCCATTGATTACTTTTAACTCTGTCTCAACATCATCTGCAATTTCTATTGTATAATCTTGATTTATCGTGACAGGAAGACGATTTAAAATACTTTTACTGGAAGTACTGACGATAACAATATCTGCATTGATTATCATGTTTTTATAGTTGTTGTAATCTTCTTCTTTCATTTTTCTGGCATCACAGATATCACAATTTAATACATAGTTTTTCTTATCAAACATATTTGTTCCCTCCTAAAATTCTTTTTAAATGTTGACGTGCAGAAGAAAGTTTGGATCGGACCGTTCCTGGTGAAAGCAAAAGGATATCTCCAATTTGTTTGGAATTATACCCTTCCAAGTAACGTAACGAAAAAATTACTCCTTCCAGATCCGGTAAAGTTTCCAGCAGCTTCTCCCATTCTAATCGAACCAGTTCTTCAGAATCTATTTGTGGCTGCGAAAACTCATCCAAGATGATTTCCTTCTTGCCATGTCTGAGACGATCTACATATAAATTTTTAACAGTTCGATATAACCATGAGCGACTTTGCTGTTCTTTCAGCGTGGATAAGGTATCCTCATGAAGCATTGCGCGCAAGAAAGCTTCATGCACCAGTTCCTCCGCGGTATACAGGTTTCCTGTCATACTATGGCACCAATTGATCAATTCCTCATAATATTTCTTATACAGTTCCTCTATCATACCTTGCGATCCTTTCTTTTGCCTTTCACTTATAAGACGGATAACCGGACAAAAGTGTTGAAAAATATTTCTCTATCCTCATTTCTTCTATTTTCTATTTCTTTGTATACTGAAAAGGCCAATGCACTTTCGTACATCGGCCTTTGGAATTCTCTCCCTTAGGTTTGCTTAGTTTGGGGAATTTGGAGTCAGATTTTCATCTAACATCATATTTAGGAGGGCTGCCGCTAGGCAGCGTAACGGGAGATTTCCTTTTTCAGTTCTTCGCAATGATCACCGTAAACCTGCAGTGATATCACGTTGTTCAGCCCGAGATTCATGATTCCTAAAATAGATTTTGCATCTACCACAAATCTTCCTCTCTTCATATCCATATCATATGGATACTTTGCCACTGTATTTACAAAATTTAGAATTTCCTCGGGGTTTTTAAAGCTAACTAACATTTCGCTCATCATAAATACTCCTCTTCTATCTATACTGATGTCTTCCTATGATGCCTTCCATGTTTCACTCTTACGAGGTTATCACATTCTGTCAAAAGAAACAGGGTGAAATATCTTAAAAAGGGAGATTTTTTTAATGAACCGATTTTCTGAAGTCATTTGGAAGCATCCCAACTTCCTCTTTAAATACCTTACTCATATATTTCGGATCTGAATATCCGGCAAGCTCCGCAATCTGATTCAGTTTCAAATGTGTATTTAAAAGCAGCTCCTTTACCTTCTCTATCCTGTATTTGCGGATTGTCTCGGTAAAAGTACTTCCGGTTTCTTTTTTAAACTGTGCGCTTAAATATTCTTCCGATACATAAAGCTTATTCGCAATCTCCTCCAGTGTAATCCCCTGATCATAATATTTGCGGATCAGCTTTTTCGCCTGTTTTACCAGAACACTTGTCTCCTCGCCTTCCTCTTCCGTCTCAAACTCAAACAAACCGAAAAAGGCTTTCAATGCAGCTTCCAGCTGATTCCAGCTCACTGCTACTGTAATTTCCTGCAGGATATTCTGCACTTCCAGATCCAGTTCAACCGAAACTTTTGCCTTATAGATTCCGAATACAGCCAGGCTCAAATGAATGATCGCCTGTTTGATATCTGTCGGTGTATGAAACTCTTCTTGATAGCAGTTCGCCAGTTCCCAGAAACATTTTTTTAATTCCTTTTTGTTCTCCTGTAAAACCGCCTGTTTTGCCTTTTCTTCCAATTCCACAGGATATTTTAACGGTACCGGATGCTGCTGCTCAATCAACTCGTTGCTGATCAGTGTTCCTTTCGGAAACATCAGATTCCATTCTCTCTGTACACGGATTTCCTGCAATGCAGACGGCATATCCAACAGCCGTTCTACCGTTTTCCAGAAGCAGACCACCGGAGTTTCCAGCTGACTGCAAACCATTGGGACAACGGACTTTTCAAATCGCTCTTTCTGGGACGCTCCGTCTTTCACCTGATAAATCACCATCGTCAACAGCTGCCAGCTGTCGGATTCCAAAATGCAGGACTTATAATGTATAGCGTGATCCCCCACCGTTTCCAAAATCTGCCTGGTCAACGACTTCTGTTTTCTGTAACTGTCCCCTAGCCACACACCAAAAAGTTCTGCCGGTTCTTCCAGAGAAACACCGTATTTTTGCTGCATTGTTTTATTTAATTGTGAATTCTGGCGCACCTGACCATGCATACAGGCCAACATAATATTTTCCACGGAAAAAATCTGCTCTGTCCCCTGATCCTCTGAGATTTCTCTCTCTGCCTGTTTTAAGGCACTTTTCAATTCCGGAATCTTAATCGGCTTCAGCAGATAGCTGTCTGCTTTGAGTTCAATCGCCTTTTGGGCATACTGAAATTCCGAATATGCCGAAAGGATAATGGCTTTACATTTTATATTTTCCTCCCGCAATTTCTTCATCATGGCAATCCCATCCATTTTGGGCATCCGAATATCCATAATGACCAGATCCGGATTCAGTTCACGAATCAGCTGATAGCCGGCTTCCCCATCCGCCGCTTTTCCTACCAGCTCATATTCCGGATTGATCTTGCTTAGAAGCTTTGCCATTCCTTCACGAATCGGCGCTTCATCCTCAACCACTACAATACGCATGTAGTTTCCTCCTCTATCGGTATAAATAAGTGTACTTTTGTATAGTTTCCAACTTCACTTTCAAAATATAATGCTGCCTGTCCCCCATAATACAATTTCAGGCGCTTTCTTACATTTGCAATTCCAAGATGTCCTTCCATCTCGCACTCGTCCTGATTAAGTTTGGCTACCATGTCCGGATCCATTCCCTGTCCATTGTCCTGGATCAGAATATGCAGCTGTTCTCCGCTTTTCTTCATGCGGATATTCAAAGCACACTCTTCCTGATCTGCAAACGCATATTTGATCGTATTCTCCACAAACGGCTGTAAAAGCAATTTGTGGATTCTGCATTCCTTCACATCTTCCGGCATATAAATCTTTACATCCAGACGCTTTCCGAATTTTGCACTCTGCAGCATAATATATTGCTTCAGCCAGGCAATTTCTTCGCTGATACTCGCTGTTCCTCCTGCATTTTTCACTGTATAACGCAGAATGTCCGCAAGTGCACCAACCATTCCACTAATCTCATACTGCTCATTTTCAATCGCCTTCCAGTTGATCGTATCCAGCGTATTATAGAGAAAATGAGGATCGATCTGTGCCTCCAGGGCTGACAATTCTGCATTTTTCTGATCCAGAACCGCCTGTTTTACTTTTGCAATCAACATCTCCAGATGTGCAACCATCTCATTAAATCCTGAACTGATCTGTTGTATCTCCATAGGCAGATGCGGGTTCACTCTCACCTGATGATCAAACTCACCCTGTTCTACACAACTCATTACGCCGGTAATTGATTCTACCGCCTGAATGTATGGTCTGCTGAAAAAATGAAGCAATATGAACATGATCACGATCGTCATGCTGATAATGATAAACAGATAAATCCATTGACTGACGGACATTTTCCAGTAATACGCAAGTGGCTGCTCATTGCAGATTGCAAATCCGCTGATTTCATGATCTGCTGTCGTATACTGGTAATTTTCGGAATCCTGTATCTCACTGAGCTTCTTCCCGATCTTCTTTGGATCAGGCGCACTCACAATCACATCGTCGCTCAGCAGATATTCTCTGGAACCAATATCCGATGCAATTGCTCTGCGAATTCTCTCCTCATTGACACTTAATACGACCGTTCCCTGAAAATTCTCGATAATACGATAGTCTGTAATATTTCTTGCAATATAAAACATATAATGATTCTTGTCAGCAATCTTCACTGGCTTTCCATCTCCGAAATAAACAGCCCCCCGTTCTATTTTCGGAATCTCAACCTTATCTGCCCACGTCTCACTTCCAGAAAATGACGAAAGACTCTCATAATATATGATCTCTCCCGTCTTTAACTGTATCGTGATCCCTTCCACTCCGGTAAACTGATTGCAAATATGACTCAGTTTTTTCCTGAGACTGGTGCTGTTACTCTCACGATCCCCCCGGCTCTCGTTCAATGCTCTTACAATTTCCAGAACATCTTCATCCGTGCTGAAATCATATAAGATTGTCTCGTACTTATCCAGAACCATCTCCAGATTTTTCTCTGCCGTATCCAGATTACTCTTTATTCGGTCTGATAGATTTTCTTTTAATCGCTGCTGTATATTGATCTGCGAGATAATTGCAAAGATCAAAACCGGAATCAATGCTGTCAAAAGAAAATTTGTCATTAATCTGCGTTTCAGGGTGCCTCGTATTTGCCCGTTTTTTCCTTGTCTCAATTAGCTTCTCCTGTATCTTACTTTTTATTCTCAGCATACCTGCTGACTTTCTTCCTTATTATAGCACACATTCCTATGTCAGCTCTTGTTCTTCTCATGCTGGTGTAAATATTTTTCCTTTGTAGCCAGTCCACCGCGTATGTGACGCTCTGATTTGTTCATATCCAACACTTTTCGCGCCTTTGCCGCCAGTATCGGCCGAACCTGAAGTAATCTTTCTGTCACATCCTTGTGCACCGTACTCTTACTAATCCCAAACTGCTTCGCTGTCTGCCTCACTGTCGCATTATTTTCTATTATATAAGTTGCGATCTCAACGGCCCTCTCCTCGATATAATCTTTCATGGAAACCCCTGTATAATTTGTTTATACAATCTATGCAGGGCTAAGAGACAGTATGCGGAATGTACACTCCGATTCGTCTATATTTCTTTTGATATCTACAACAACTAATCTGAACCTGTTTCATTTTTCTGTATCTATTCGATTGTAAATAATTCAGGCAAGTTCCACCACATGATTTATACTATCAATTACAATATACTTCCATGATATAATCTCATAACATGCCTCCGTTTTTTTCGGCACAATATCCCTAAGTCTTCTATTATTGTTCCAAAATCTAAGGTATGCTCAACTTCATAATTTTCTTTTTCTTTTCATTCATCCAAAACCTCCTATTATTTAGCAATGGCAAGATAATCTTTTTCCTGCTTCGCCATTCTATTATCCTCCCTTTACTCGTATCTTTAAAACAAACCAAACAACGATGACTCATCAAAAAGTACATCATTTGATAAGCATAGCCCATATGTATCTACAAACATTCTTATAAATTCACCTGATAGTTCTTTATTTTCTTCATAATCCTTTTGTAGCAACTGCTGAAAATACGCTCACTTCTACAGCTTCATCATATACCTCGCATATTTCTAAATACGTATTCGAATAATGTCTTCTTTCTTCCGAAAAAGTATTTGTTACATTTCTGCAATTTCCCATACTATTATATCTCCTTCCTATCCTTCATTTTAACTGCTTTTCATCTGTAACTCAAGAAAATGAGTGACAAAAAGACCGGAATTCCCCTGCAGTCATTACTTTTTCCCCATTCTCCACACTTCAAAACCTCAAAATTTTATTGTAATATTTTACCAATTTTTATAGTATTACACGCCAAAAAACCATGATATTATAAAAACAATTCTTCCAGTTTTTCAAACACGCGCGATCTGAAGGATAACAAGAAGAGTAAATTTTTTATGTAGGAGGGCACTATGAAAAATCGTTTACGATCCATGTTTATAGCCGCCGTACTGGTTGGCACAGTTGTCGCAGGAAGCTTCATAGCTCCATTTTCTGTTCAGGCAGCGAAAAAGGACACCACATCTTTTGAAGATTTAAACCAGTCTCAAATAGTAGAAGCAATGGGACCTGGCTGGAATTTAGGAAATCAGCTGGAAAGTGTCACTGACAACGTTCCGGAGGAAACAAACTGGGGAAATCCTGTAATCACAGAAAAACTCATTCAAAGTGTAAAGGCTGCAGGCTTTAAATCGATCCGTATCCCTGTATCCTATTTTGCCAAAATCGACGATGACAAAGATTATACGATTGACAGCAAATGGCTGGATCGTGTACAGGAAGTTGTAGACTACTGCATTAAAAATGACTTATATGCAGTGATCAACATTCACGGAGATGGCTATAATACCATCGATGGCAGCTGGCTTTTGTGCAATGGAAAAAATCAAACAGAGATTAAGAAAAAATATAAAAAGGTATGGAAGCAAATTGCAGAAAGATTTAAAAATTACGATGAGCACTTACTGTTCGAGTCCATGAATGAAGAATTTGACGGCAGTTATTCTGAACCGAATAAAGAGTACTATCAAAATATTAATGACTACAACCAGATATTCGTTGATACTGTTCGGAAAACAGGAGATAACAATACAAAGCGTTGGCTGATTATTCCCGGCTGGAACAC
This window of the Mediterraneibacter gnavus ATCC 29149 genome carries:
- a CDS encoding sensor histidine kinase gives rise to the protein MRQGKNGQIRGTLKRRLMTNFLLTALIPVLIFAIISQINIQQRLKENLSDRIKSNLDTAEKNLEMVLDKYETILYDFSTDEDVLEIVRALNESRGDRESNSTSLRKKLSHICNQFTGVEGITIQLKTGEIIYYESLSSFSGSETWADKVEIPKIERGAVYFGDGKPVKIADKNHYMFYIARNITDYRIIENFQGTVVLSVNEERIRRAIASDIGSREYLLSDDVIVSAPDPKKIGKKLSEIQDSENYQYTTADHEISGFAICNEQPLAYYWKMSVSQWIYLFIIISMTIVIMFILLHFFSRPYIQAVESITGVMSCVEQGEFDHQVRVNPHLPMEIQQISSGFNEMVAHLEMLIAKVKQAVLDQKNAELSALEAQIDPHFLYNTLDTINWKAIENEQYEISGMVGALADILRYTVKNAGGTASISEEIAWLKQYIMLQSAKFGKRLDVKIYMPEDVKECRIHKLLLQPFVENTIKYAFADQEECALNIRMKKSGEQLHILIQDNGQGMDPDMVAKLNQDECEMEGHLGIANVRKRLKLYYGGQAALYFESEVGNYTKVHLFIPIEEETTCVL
- the spoIIID gene encoding sporulation transcriptional regulator SpoIIID, which translates into the protein MKDYIEERAVEIATYIIENNATVRQTAKQFGISKSTVHKDVTERLLQVRPILAAKARKVLDMNKSERHIRGGLATKEKYLHQHEKNKS